From Acinetobacter lwoffii, a single genomic window includes:
- a CDS encoding carboxypeptidase regulatory-like domain-containing protein yields the protein MAIKMDQPITLVFKNNIAFKTADAKSIKGQVQEKKVPLPCRVRLFERKSGQLMAEVATDNQGHYAFYNLNDEERFFIVAHHPRLQFNAVIQDNVVPK from the coding sequence ATGGCAATCAAGATGGATCAGCCAATTACCCTGGTATTTAAAAACAATATTGCCTTCAAAACAGCGGATGCCAAATCAATTAAGGGTCAGGTGCAGGAAAAAAAAGTTCCGCTACCTTGCCGGGTACGCCTGTTTGAACGTAAGTCAGGTCAGTTAATGGCTGAAGTGGCGACTGACAATCAGGGGCATTATGCCTTTTATAATTTAAATGATGAGGAGCGATTCTTTATTGTCGCCCATCACCCAAGGCTTCAGTTTAACGCAGTCATTCAAGATAATGTGGTGCCAAAATGA